The Pseudanabaena sp. PCC 6802 genomic interval CAAAACGGTTCAATCGCAATTCCCCACGTGCGTTGAAAGATTTCTGGTAATACGAGCATCGCCATGTCGCAACGCAGACCATCGCACCACTGAGAGATGTTTGATAACTCATCGATTAGCGCTGTCTGTAAAGCGGGATTGCCGTAATTGAGTTGCAGGGTATCGGGCCAGCCGTCAAAATAGGGATCGCGACCGTAAGCCAGAATTGTCGAACCTTGAGGTAAATCTACTTTGATGTAGTTTTGCGGCTGTTGGCTCAGTTGTTCTTCGGTGCCAGAGACGTAATATTCCGGGTGTTCCCAAACCCACGGGTGGTCTGGTGCTGTATGATTGGGAACGAAGTCCAACATCAATTTCAATCCTCGTCGATGCAGGCGATCGCGCAGTCGAGCTAATGCCTCTGGTTTTCCCAAACTACGATTGAGGGTGTAACTGGTAATGGCAAATCCCGACCCGCAGATATCCTCCTCTTGTAAATCTGGCAGGAGGTCCCGATATTCAGCTAGCCATTGGGGATTAGAACGCGAGACTTTACGCCCTGCTTCTCCAATCTGCCAGACGCTGAGAAAATAAACCCAGTCAAATCCCAGGTTTGCTATTTCGTCTAATTCCGTGTCGGTAATATCATCGAGCGTTGCTGGGCGATCGATGTGGCGAGACAGGCGATTGAGCCAAACACGAGTGTTGATTTGATAAAGAGAAGGATAAAGACATCTATTCATAATACTATAAAGCCTATTTGAGATTTTAGGAAGCAGCAGCGAGATACTTCAACATAAGCCTGATAAAGCAAAGCTTAATCCTAGATTCAGCATGAGCCAGAGTTCTGTCAAAGTTCTTGACCGGACTTTTACATCACTCCATCTAAGCATTGGATCTTTCCACAATCAAGCGTTGGGCAATATATAGCCATAGACAGATCTGTTAGGACAGGGGGTGTGGGGGCTGCGCCCCCACGCAGGGGTGGAACCCCTGCACCCCATCCTAAGCCTGTTGGCTATAGCTATAGAATATGCCGTCAAGTATTTGGTGCTTTGTCCGTTTCGGCGGTCTGGTCTTTTTCTTTTGCGGGAACAGAGGTTCTACGATCGCCCACTCTCGATCGGTTAAACTACTTGCACGTGCCATCTTTATGTACCTTTTATTCCTTACCTTAAAATACCAAATAGGCTCTACATGGTTCCCAATAGTAATGTTGAAACCCGTAGAAGCTAATACTTAAGGGTTATTTGAAGATAAAAAGCTCTTAATGCGGAACCTGGGACTTGAACCCGGAAGTCTGTCAACACATGAACCTGAATCAGCTTTATCTCTTTATATTAGACTTTATCGGCAATAAGTAAGACAGAAGCTGATACGATTGCTTTATGTCTAGAGAGGTAATGCGCTGAATCTGTGGTTACTGTTTCTTTGCAAGCTCTGCCCTCATTAATTTCATAATGTCAGTTCACAGATCTGGGACATTACCTATTCTGTTCAATTAGCATGGGTCGATCGCTGGAAAATCTTCTGTTATCTATTGTGTCAGAAGTAAAAGGGAATGGTAGCACCGTTTGCAGTGTAGGCGTTGGGTTCACCGATCGGGCGGCGGAACGCATTCGGCACGAAATCGCACTTATCTAGCTCAGCAATATGTTAACCTAGGCTTGGATATCACATGTCTTGGAGTGCCGCATCATGACTGTTTCTGGCGAACTCAAGCTAACCCCCACAATTGAATATTTGGAAGAGGACTTTGAGCCGATGGCTGAAGGCGATAAACAGAGGCGTAATCTCAGCTATACGACAGAGGCTCTCAGGCTTTGGTTCGAGCCACGGCAGGATGTCTATGTGTCTGGGAATCTATTCATTTTCTACGAAGAGAATAATCCCGATAAGAAGATCGCATCAGACACGTTTGTCGTGTTTGGTATGAGTAGTGGAGATCGCCTCAGCTATAAGATCTGGGAAGAAGGCGGTAAAGTTCCCGACTTTGTCTTAGAGATTACCTCTAAGGGTACGGTACGCAAAGATCGCGATGAGAATCCGTTAATTTATCGCACTCTGGGAGTGAAGGAATATTTTCAGTTCGATCCATCTGGGGACTATTTAAAACCGCTGCCTTTACAGGGGTTGCGTCTGGAGAAAGGGAAATATGAGGCGATCGCTCCGTCTATTTTACCCGATGGAGTGTTGTCATTGCATAGTGAGGTACTGGGTTTAGACCTGCGCTTGTATCCAGATCGACGGTTTCGCTTCTTTGACTCCAAATCAAATCAGGTCTTGCGTTCTTATGCAGAGGCTGAACAGGAGCGATCGCTGGAAAAACAAGCGAGATTAGAACTGGAGTTTAGACTAAAAGGCAACAAGAAGCATCTCGCTAGATAGAAACTAGCGAGAGAGAGGATAAAAGGGAAGAAGTTGAGCTAAGCAGTTGCAGCGGAAGCTTTTTTGAGGGGCTTGGCATAGCGTTTTTTGACAGTAGGATAACGAATCCGTTGGGTTCGTTTTTTCCCAAGAGGCCAACCTGGAGACTTACCGCGAGGTTTAGGGTCAGGGGAAGGAGAGCCAATCCTGACCAAAACTAAAGCAAAAGCATTTGCAACTCGACCAGGAGACAATTTAGTCATCGGTTTCTGCCAAGGCAGAGGAGAGT includes:
- a CDS encoding Uma2 family endonuclease, whose protein sequence is MTVSGELKLTPTIEYLEEDFEPMAEGDKQRRNLSYTTEALRLWFEPRQDVYVSGNLFIFYEENNPDKKIASDTFVVFGMSSGDRLSYKIWEEGGKVPDFVLEITSKGTVRKDRDENPLIYRTLGVKEYFQFDPSGDYLKPLPLQGLRLEKGKYEAIAPSILPDGVLSLHSEVLGLDLRLYPDRRFRFFDSKSNQVLRSYAEAEQERSLEKQARLELEFRLKGNKKHLAR
- a CDS encoding transposase; amino-acid sequence: MARASSLTDREWAIVEPLFPQKKKTRPPKRTKHQILDGIFYSYSQQA